A single window of Vanessa tameamea isolate UH-Manoa-2023 chromosome 5, ilVanTame1 primary haplotype, whole genome shotgun sequence DNA harbors:
- the LOC113392563 gene encoding arginase, hepatic isoform X2, with the protein MNSLRVLARNMSQKWEPLKKVGIIGVPFEKGQKKYGVSIAPAAIRSAGLIERLKEIDGIDVKDYGDIDIPSCNEPVNVDNMAHLSLVSACNKNLSNKVSQVLKDERVAVTIGGDHSIGVGTVDGHYRVNEDMILIWVDAHADINTNKTSDSGSVHGMPVALLVKELSDYWPYLPSMDWQIPKFSIKNLGYVGLRSVDEYERLAIEKYDVPAFAMEDIEEHGIQKSINHILHRIDPEGKKPIHVSFDIDSLDALEAPSTGTPVRGGLTLREAIQLMEINPALGNDADRKRTIDAGLCVLRAGLGFSRRGTIPSGILDLPVQTPQSN; encoded by the exons atgaatTCCCTTAGAGTTCTCGCAAGAAATATGAGTCAGAAGTGGGAGCCCTTAAAAAAAGTGGGCATAATTGGAGTGCCATTTGAAAAGGGTCAAAAGAAATACGGAGTCAGTATTGCACCGGCCGCTATCAGATCAGCAGGACTCATCGAACGACTCAAGGAAATCG ATGGAATAGATGTTAAAGATTACGGTGACATTGACATTCCGTCATGCAATGAACCAGTAAATGTGGATAATATGGCGCATCTCTCTCTAGTATCAGcttgtaataaaaatctttcCAATAAAGTATCACAAGTTCTCAAAGATGAGAGAGTAGCTGTTACTATTGGCGGAGATCATTCGATTGGCGTTG GAACCGTTGACGGTCACTATAGAGTGAATGAAGATATGATCCTCATATGGGTCGACGCTCACGCAGACATTAACACAAACAAAACGTCAGACTCCGGCTCAGTTCACGGCATGCCCGTTGCGTTGCTCGTCAAGGAGCTATCGGACTACTGGCCTTACCTACCATCGATGGATTGGCAGATTCCTAA aTTTTCTATAAAGAATCTAGGATACGTTGGCTTGCGATCTGTAGACGAATACGAGAGGCTGGCAATAGAAAAATACGACGTGCCCGCATTTGCAATGGAAGATATCGAGga GCACGGCATACAAAAATCTATAAATCACATTCTTCACCGTATCGACCCTGAAGGGAAAAAGCCGATCCACGTCAGCTTCGACATTGATTCCTTGGATGCGTTAGAAGCCCCCAGCACTGGTACTCCGG tCCGCGGTGGCCTTACACTTCGAGAAGCTATCCAGTTAATGGAAATTA ATCCTGCTCTCGGCAATGATGCGGACCGAAAGAGGACTATTGATGCAGGTTTATGTGTACTGCGAGCGGGTTTGGGTTTCTCCAGGCGCGGTACCATACCGAGCGGCATTTTAGATCTACCTGTACAGACGCCACAATCTAATTGA
- the LOC113392563 gene encoding arginase, hepatic isoform X1, with amino-acid sequence MNSLRVLARNMSQKWEPLKKVGIIGVPFEKGQKKYGVSIAPAAIRSAGLIERLKEIDGIDVKDYGDIDIPSCNEPVNVDNMAHLSLVSACNKNLSNKVSQVLKDERVAVTIGGDHSIGVGTVDGHYRVNEDMILIWVDAHADINTNKTSDSGSVHGMPVALLVKELSDYWPYLPSMDWQIPKFSIKNLGYVGLRSVDEYERLAIEKYDVPAFAMEDIEEHGIQKSINHILHRIDPEGKKPIHVSFDIDSLDALEAPSTGTPVRGGLTLREAIQLMEIIHGTGRLRAIDLVEINPALGNDADRKRTIDAGLCVLRAGLGFSRRGTIPSGILDLPVQTPQSN; translated from the exons atgaatTCCCTTAGAGTTCTCGCAAGAAATATGAGTCAGAAGTGGGAGCCCTTAAAAAAAGTGGGCATAATTGGAGTGCCATTTGAAAAGGGTCAAAAGAAATACGGAGTCAGTATTGCACCGGCCGCTATCAGATCAGCAGGACTCATCGAACGACTCAAGGAAATCG ATGGAATAGATGTTAAAGATTACGGTGACATTGACATTCCGTCATGCAATGAACCAGTAAATGTGGATAATATGGCGCATCTCTCTCTAGTATCAGcttgtaataaaaatctttcCAATAAAGTATCACAAGTTCTCAAAGATGAGAGAGTAGCTGTTACTATTGGCGGAGATCATTCGATTGGCGTTG GAACCGTTGACGGTCACTATAGAGTGAATGAAGATATGATCCTCATATGGGTCGACGCTCACGCAGACATTAACACAAACAAAACGTCAGACTCCGGCTCAGTTCACGGCATGCCCGTTGCGTTGCTCGTCAAGGAGCTATCGGACTACTGGCCTTACCTACCATCGATGGATTGGCAGATTCCTAA aTTTTCTATAAAGAATCTAGGATACGTTGGCTTGCGATCTGTAGACGAATACGAGAGGCTGGCAATAGAAAAATACGACGTGCCCGCATTTGCAATGGAAGATATCGAGga GCACGGCATACAAAAATCTATAAATCACATTCTTCACCGTATCGACCCTGAAGGGAAAAAGCCGATCCACGTCAGCTTCGACATTGATTCCTTGGATGCGTTAGAAGCCCCCAGCACTGGTACTCCGG tCCGCGGTGGCCTTACACTTCGAGAAGCTATCCAGTTAATGGAAATTATCCACGGGACGGGTCGACTTCGTGCCATTGATCTCGTGGAAATTAATCCTGCTCTCGGCAATGATGCGGACCGAAAGAGGACTATTGATGCAGGTTTATGTGTACTGCGAGCGGGTTTGGGTTTCTCCAGGCGCGGTACCATACCGAGCGGCATTTTAGATCTACCTGTACAGACGCCACAATCTAATTGA